GCACGGCATATCCTACAAAAAAGCCCTCCTTATAGTCAACATGACCTTTGAGATACTAAAAGCAAAAATACTGAACGGTGAAAAGGTAGAGGTAAGGGGACTGGGAACCTTTAAGTTGAAGAGAAAACCGGGAAGGTTCGTAAAGAACCCGAAAACGGGTATAGAAATTTACGTAAAGGAGAGGTACGTTCCCTACTACAAGATGTCTAAACTTTTAAGGAAGAAACTAAACGGCGATAAAGAAAGGGAGGAGTGTTTGACTTGAGTATCGGGGCGGCCGGACTTGAACCGGCGACCTTCGGCTCCCAAAGCCGACGCTCTACCACCTGAGCTACGCCCCGTCCCGAATAAAATATTATAACGGAGGTGAAGAAAATGAAAAAATTATTACTACTTCTTAGTGCAAGCTTTGCCTTCTCACTTCAGATGGATTTCAAAGAAGTTAAGAAGTTTCCTTACATAAAGTACGTCACTGCTTGGAAGGGAACACCCGCTGAAACGAAGGACGTTGCAGTTCCAAACGTCTACATAGTCGTTGGACAGAAGGAAAGTCCAGAGGTTCTTACCTCCGCCGCAAAGGTAGCTTTCTATTTAGGACAGTGGACGGACGGAATAGGACTTTCACCTAAACTTGTAAAGGAAGGAAAAATCCCTAAGCTCATAATAAGCGACAAGGAAGTAGAGAAGTACAAGGACAGGAACCTCATAGTGATAGGGACCAACAACGAGATAGTAAGAGAGCTGGGACTCAAGTTTAAAGAGCCGACCCTGAAGGTAGTAGAAAAGGACGGAAGAAAAATACTCATAGTAGGTGGTAAGGACACGAAGGAAGTGGTAAAAGCTGCAAGCTTTCTGGCTGACAGGGTAATTTCCTTCAAAGTAGGAGCTTACAACACTTTCTTTAACTGGGTAAGGGTAAGGGGAATGATAGAACACGGAAATTATGAGGGTGCTTACGACATGCTCACAGACTCAAGGGGCGTGCACGCCTGCGGTAGGAACATGTCACTTGCAGCTCCCATGATGGCAAAGTTCCCCCCTGAAGTGAAGAAGGTGGTAAAAAAGAGAAACAAGATAATGTACGTGGAACTTCCAAAAGCCTTAAAAGAAGAAAATAAAGAAAAGGCAAAGAAGCTCTGGAGAGAGGCTATGATAACTTGCTTCCAGTGTCACCACGGGATAGGAATACCTAAAATGAGGAAGTTTGAACCTTTAGCGGATATACACTCAAAACACCAGAGGATAGCAAATAAGTACGGACTTTCGTGTAAGGACTGCCACTACGGAATTACAGAGTACAGAGGATACGAGGAGGGAACAACTGAACAATGAGGATTTACCTTATAGGCTTTATGTGCTCCGGGAAAAGCACAGTTGGTTCCCTCCTCTCCCGCTCTTTAAACATTCCCTTCTATGACGTTGACGAAGAGGTGCAGAAAAGGGAAGGACTTTCAATCCCCCAAATCTTTGAAAAGAAAGGGGAAGCTTACTTCAGAAAGCTTGAGTTTGAAGTCTTAAAGGATTTATCCGAAAAAGAAAACGTAGTCATTTCCACGGGAGGAGGACTCGGGGCAAACGAAGAAGCATTAAACTTTATGAAGAGTAGAGGCACAACCGTTTTCATAGATATCCCCTTTGAGGTTTTCCTTGAAAGGTGTAAGGACTCAAAGGAGAGACCCCTTTTAAAGAGACCTCTCGATGAGATAAAAAACTTATTTGAAGAGAGGAGAAAGATTTATTCAAAGGCGGACATAAAGGTGAAGGGGGAAAAACCCCCCGAAGAGGTTGTAAAGGAAATTTTATTATCCCTTGAAGGGAACGCCCTTGGTGGGTGAAGAGGGAACTGCGTAAGTTCTCTTCGGCATCCTTCCGGCAAGGTAAGCAAGTCTTCCGGCGATTGTTGCGTACTTCATAGCCACGGCCATCTTTATAGGATCTTTTGCCTCCGCGAGGGCGGTATTCGTGAGTACTCCGTCCACACCGAGTTCCATAACGGGCGGTATATCGGTAGCGCTTCCTATACCCGCGTCAACTATAACGGGAACAGAAACTGCTTCCTTTATGAATATCAGGTTATAGGGATTTTGTAGCCCGAGACCCGAGCCTATAGGTGCCGCCAGAGGCATAACCGCAGCACAGCCTATGTCTTCAAATTTTTTTGCAAAAACGGGGTCGTCAAAAATGTATGGTAGAACCACAAATCCCTCTTTTACGAGTACCTTAGCAGCCTTGTAAGTCTCCTCCATGTCGGGAAGGAGTGTCTTTTGGTCACCTATAACTTCAAGCTTTACCCAGTTTATACCCGTAGCTTCCCTCGCCATCATAGCGGTCTTTATGGCTTCCTCCGCCGTGTAACATCCAGCGGTATTTGGGAGTATTAAGTACTTCTTAGGGTCTATGTAATCGAGGAGGTTTTCCTTGGTGGGATCCGTTATATTTACCCTTCTTACGGCAACGGTTATTATTTCCGCTCCGGACGCTTCCAGAACTTCCTTAGTTTGCTGGAAGTCTTTAAACTTACCGGAGCCTATTATTAAGCGGGATTTGAACTTTCTTCCCGCAATCTCCAAGTAGTCGTCCTGAAGGAGTTTTTCCCAGTCCTGCATTTATCTACCTCCAAATTGATTTTATCCACCGCCAACCAATTGAACAACTTCCACTTTATCGCCTTCCCTTACCTTCCTCGTAGTGTACTCCGATTTCGGAACAACCTCTTCGTTTATGGCAACTGCCAGTCCCACTTCCCTGAACTTAACCCCTATCTCTTCCAGGAGTTCCATTATGGTCATTTCCCTAGGTATTTCTCTCTCTTCGCCGTTCAGGACTATTCTGGGCATGATAATTTATAAATATAAGAATTTCTTTATTACTTTGGTATTTGTATATCCTTTTATTTATGGGAGAAAAGCGCTCGGACACAAAGGAAAAAATACTGAGTTCCGCACTCAAACTCTTTTCCAAAAAGGGATTTAAGGAAACCACCATAAAAGACATAGCAAAGGAGGTAGGCATAACCGAGGGTGCTATATACAGGCACTTCACGAGCAAGGAAGAAATAATAAAGAGCCTTCTTGAGAGCATAACCAAGGAATTAAGACATAAGCTGGAGGTTGCCCTTCAAAGAGGTGAAACGGATGAGGAAATTCTGGAGAGCATAGTGGATACCTTAATAGATTACGCTTTTTCCAATCCCGAATCTTTCAGGTTTTTGAACCTATACCACCTTCTCAAGGAGTACGGAGAGGTGAAGAACTTGCCCGGAGAACTCATACTCAAGTTCCTTAACGGCCTTTACTTGAAAAGAAAGCTGAAAACCTACCCCGAAATCGCCCTTGCGGTAGTGACGGGAAGCGTGGAGAGGGTTTTCATATTCAAAGAGAGAAACTTCCTTGATTACGACGAGGAAACCATAAAGAAGGAACTCAAGAAGGTTCTAAAGAGTGCCATTTTGGCTTGAAAGTAGCGAGTTTTTTCCTAAAATTAAATATGACAAGTTTGTCATATGGAGGTGGGCATGATTCCGAGAGTTTACCTCGGACACGAGTGGTTCGGTGCGGAAAGGATACTGAGTGAATACCAAGTTCCCGAAGACTGCGGAGCGCAGGTTCTGTTCCTCGGCATTCCCAGAAACGCACCCGAAGACGGCGGAAATATAGAAGCTCTTGAGTACGAGGCGTACCCCGAAATGGCTATAAAAGAAATGGAAAAGATAAGACAGGAAACGATAGAGAAGTTCGGCGTAAAGGAAGTATTCATACACCACAGGCTTGGTCTGGTGAAAATCGGAGAACCTTCCTTCTTAGTGCTTGCGGTAGGTGGACACAGGGAAGAAACCTTTAAAGCGTGCAGGTACGCCGTTGACGAGACGAAAAAACGCGTCCCCATATGGAAGAAGGAAATCTTTAAGGAAGGAAAAGGAGAGTGGGTCCTAGGGGAAAAGAAAAATGCTTCTGGACAAACTAAGTAGACCGCTGAAAGTCCTCAGGATTTCTCTAACGGATAGATGCAACCTCAGGTGCAACTTCTGCATGCCCCCGGGAAAGGAGTATAACTTCCTTCCTAAAAGACAACTACTTACCCCCGAAGAAATAGAGGAGTACGTCAAGATATTTGCCAAACTCGGCGTTGAAAAAGTTCGCCTAACAGGCGGTGAACCTCTCCTGAGGGAAGATTTAGAGGAGATAATTCAAAGAATTTCAAAAGTAGAAGGAATTAAAGATATAGCTCTAACGACTAACGGCGTATTTTTAAAAGAAAGGTTAAAAGCTTTAAAAGAAGCGGGATTGAAGAGGATTACCGTAAGCGTACACTCACTGAATCCCGAAAAGAACCAAAAACTTGTTAATAGAAGTGTTAACTTAGGTGAAGTCTTTGAAGTAATAATAAGAGCAAAAGAGCTTGGCTTTAAAGTGAAGGTGAACTCCGTAATAATAAAGGGTTTTAACGACGACGAGATTCTGGATCTTGCAAGGTTCTTTAAAAACCTGGGTGTAACGCTGAGGTTTATAGAGTACATGGACGTGGGAACGGTTAACGACTGGGATTTTTCAAAGGTTGTAAGTGCGGACGAAATTCTGAACTTAATGAAGAAAGAGTTTACATTTTATCCTCTTCCCAAAAGACCCGAAGATACGTCAATGGATTTCATTTACGAGGATGGGAATAAGTTCGGGATAATAGCCTCGGTGACGAAACCCTTCTGCAGGGGTTGTAACCGCATAAGACTTTCTGCAGACGGTAAGCTCTACACATGCCTCTTTTCGGATAAAGGACATGACTTGAGAAACGCCGTTGATAAAGAAAACTTTATTAAAGAAGTCTGGAAAGACAGAAAAGACAGGTACTCAGAACTCAGGCGGCAGATGAAGAGAGAGAGAAAAGTAGAAATGTTCAAAGTCGGCGGTTAATGTTTTAAGAGTCCGTAAAGTATGAGCTTTTTAATGGTTTCAGGATCCTTAATGATCTTTCCCTTTTTACCTCTGAGGAACCATTGGAAGGCCTTTGCCTGAAGTAGACCTATTATGGAGTAAGCGGTTTCTTCTACGTCCACGTCGTCCCTGAACTCTCCAATTTTAATACCTTCTTCTATAACTTCCATAACCATTTGAGCGTATTCGTTTAAAAACTCACTGATCCTCTTTTTTATACTCCTTTTGTCACTCCTTGAGAATTCAAAGCAAATTATCGGTATTATTCCTTTCGTTTTCTCCAGAAGTTCTATGTGACCTTCCAGGATTCTTTCGAGTTTTTCCTTAGGTGTTTTGCCCAGGGTTACCGCTTCCTTCGTTTTGAGGATACACTCGTTCGTGTACCTCCTGATGATTTCTTCCGCTATTTCTTCCATAGAGGAAAAGTGTTTGAATATGGCCGCGTCGCTTATTCCGATTTTACTCGCCAGATTTTTTGCAGTGAACCTTCTTAAACCTTCGTGGGCGATAACTTCCGCACCAACTTTGAGAATTTTATCCCGGGTCTTTACCATAATTTTTATTTTAAAACTTAGGATATTAAATACTTACTAACTTTTTCTTATAAAAGATATAAGAAAAGGAAAAGGGAAGGGAATTAACACCTACTTCCGGGTGCTCCTTCGCAGTCCTTACAAAGTTCTATGGGGTGAACCTTGAGGAATATTTCGAGTACCTTTTCTTCAAAGGAGGGTGCGATGTTTCCGTTCCTGACCTTCCAGAGGAAGTACTTTTCAAACGCGGTCTTGAAGTAGTGTGCCCACTTGCCCATCTTGGTTATTACTCTTTCCCTCGGAGGTATTACGGGGTCTGCGAAGAAAAATCCAGCGTCTTCTCCGAAGTCAGCTATACATATGGCGGAAAGTCTCGGAGCGTACTTGTCGGGGTTGTTCCTTATGTCGTTTACTATGTTGTGAGCTACAGCCATAGCCATTTGCTCAATCATCATACCCGTCTTTGGTACGCCGGTGGGTATAGGCGTCTTTTCTATAGGGGGTATAGCCGTTACAACACCTACTCCGAATATGTTCTTGTAAGTGGGGTTCTGGAAGCACCTGTTAACTATAACCATCTTGTTTGCGGGGTTTGCCACTTTGTCTCCCGCGGAAGCAACTACCTCAGGTCCTTGGAAGCTGGGCATGAACATGGTAAACTTGGCGGGGACTTCGTGGGTGTTTCCGTTCAGGTCTTCGTATATAACCTTGTCAGGTTCTATAGCCTTGACTGCTACGTTTGCAATCCAATCTATGTTCCTTTCAGCGAAAAGGTCCTCTACCAGTCTCTTTGAAGCACCTATACCACCAACTCCAAAGTGTCCAAGGTAGGGTTC
The genomic region above belongs to Aquifex aeolicus VF5 and contains:
- a CDS encoding molybdenum cofactor biosynthesis protein MoaE codes for the protein MIPRVYLGHEWFGAERILSEYQVPEDCGAQVLFLGIPRNAPEDGGNIEALEYEAYPEMAIKEMEKIRQETIEKFGVKEVFIHHRLGLVKIGEPSFLVLAVGGHREETFKACRYAVDETKKRVPIWKKEIFKEGKGEWVLGEKKNASGQTK
- a CDS encoding TetR/AcrR family transcriptional regulator; amino-acid sequence: MGEKRSDTKEKILSSALKLFSKKGFKETTIKDIAKEVGITEGAIYRHFTSKEEIIKSLLESITKELRHKLEVALQRGETDEEILESIVDTLIDYAFSNPESFRFLNLYHLLKEYGEVKNLPGELILKFLNGLYLKRKLKTYPEIALAVVTGSVERVFIFKERNFLDYDEETIKKELKKVLKSAILA
- a CDS encoding HU family DNA-binding protein, which translates into the protein MTKSDIAKELARRHGISYKKALLIVNMTFEILKAKILNGEKVEVRGLGTFKLKRKPGRFVKNPKTGIEIYVKERYVPYYKMSKLLRKKLNGDKEREECLT
- the thiS gene encoding sulfur carrier protein ThiS, whose translation is MPRIVLNGEEREIPREMTIMELLEEIGVKFREVGLAVAINEEVVPKSEYTTRKVREGDKVEVVQLVGGG
- a CDS encoding cellulose biosynthesis cyclic di-GMP-binding regulatory protein BcsB yields the protein MKKLLLLLSASFAFSLQMDFKEVKKFPYIKYVTAWKGTPAETKDVAVPNVYIVVGQKESPEVLTSAAKVAFYLGQWTDGIGLSPKLVKEGKIPKLIISDKEVEKYKDRNLIVIGTNNEIVRELGLKFKEPTLKVVEKDGRKILIVGGKDTKEVVKAASFLADRVISFKVGAYNTFFNWVRVRGMIEHGNYEGAYDMLTDSRGVHACGRNMSLAAPMMAKFPPEVKKVVKKRNKIMYVELPKALKEENKEKAKKLWREAMITCFQCHHGIGIPKMRKFEPLADIHSKHQRIANKYGLSCKDCHYGITEYRGYEEGTTEQ
- a CDS encoding thiazole synthase; amino-acid sequence: MQDWEKLLQDDYLEIAGRKFKSRLIIGSGKFKDFQQTKEVLEASGAEIITVAVRRVNITDPTKENLLDYIDPKKYLILPNTAGCYTAEEAIKTAMMAREATGINWVKLEVIGDQKTLLPDMEETYKAAKVLVKEGFVVLPYIFDDPVFAKKFEDIGCAAVMPLAAPIGSGLGLQNPYNLIFIKEAVSVPVIVDAGIGSATDIPPVMELGVDGVLTNTALAEAKDPIKMAVAMKYATIAGRLAYLAGRMPKRTYAVPSSPTKGVPFKG
- a CDS encoding shikimate kinase, whose product is MRIYLIGFMCSGKSTVGSLLSRSLNIPFYDVDEEVQKREGLSIPQIFEKKGEAYFRKLEFEVLKDLSEKENVVISTGGGLGANEEALNFMKSRGTTVFIDIPFEVFLERCKDSKERPLLKRPLDEIKNLFEERRKIYSKADIKVKGEKPPEEVVKEILLSLEGNALGG
- a CDS encoding NAD(P)/FAD-dependent oxidoreductase, with protein sequence MAKHVVVIGGGVGGIATAYNLRNLMPDLKITLISDRPYFGFTPAFPHLAMGWRKFEDISVPLAPLLPKFNIEFINEKAESIDPDANTVTTQSGKKIEYDYLVIATGPKLVFGAEGQEENSTSICTAEHALETQKKLQELYANPGPVVIGAIPGVSCFGPAYEFALMLHYELKKRGIRYKVPMTFITSEPYLGHFGVGGIGASKRLVEDLFAERNIDWIANVAVKAIEPDKVIYEDLNGNTHEVPAKFTMFMPSFQGPEVVASAGDKVANPANKMVIVNRCFQNPTYKNIFGVGVVTAIPPIEKTPIPTGVPKTGMMIEQMAMAVAHNIVNDIRNNPDKYAPRLSAICIADFGEDAGFFFADPVIPPRERVITKMGKWAHYFKTAFEKYFLWKVRNGNIAPSFEEKVLEIFLKVHPIELCKDCEGAPGSRC
- the moaA gene encoding GTP 3',8-cyclase MoaA produces the protein MLLDKLSRPLKVLRISLTDRCNLRCNFCMPPGKEYNFLPKRQLLTPEEIEEYVKIFAKLGVEKVRLTGGEPLLREDLEEIIQRISKVEGIKDIALTTNGVFLKERLKALKEAGLKRITVSVHSLNPEKNQKLVNRSVNLGEVFEVIIRAKELGFKVKVNSVIIKGFNDDEILDLARFFKNLGVTLRFIEYMDVGTVNDWDFSKVVSADEILNLMKKEFTFYPLPKRPEDTSMDFIYEDGNKFGIIASVTKPFCRGCNRIRLSADGKLYTCLFSDKGHDLRNAVDKENFIKEVWKDRKDRYSELRRQMKRERKVEMFKVGG
- a CDS encoding TetR/AcrR family transcriptional regulator, which gives rise to MVKTRDKILKVGAEVIAHEGLRRFTAKNLASKIGISDAAIFKHFSSMEEIAEEIIRRYTNECILKTKEAVTLGKTPKEKLERILEGHIELLEKTKGIIPIICFEFSRSDKRSIKKRISEFLNEYAQMVMEVIEEGIKIGEFRDDVDVEETAYSIIGLLQAKAFQWFLRGKKGKIIKDPETIKKLILYGLLKH